A region of the Longimicrobium sp. genome:
GGGACGATCGCATCTCCGAGCACCTCGACCCGTCCGACTGGCTCCCGGCGGTGGGGCAGGGCGCCCTCGCCGTCGTCGCCCGCGCGGATGACGAAGCGCTGCTCCAGCGCCTCCGCGGACTGGATCACGCCCCTACCGCGGCCGCAACGACGGCCGAGCGCGCCTTCCTGCGCGCCCTCGAAGGCGGCTGCCAGGTCCCCATCGGTGCCCTCGGCGAGCTCCACGACGGCCGCCTGACGCTGCACGGCCTCGTCGCTTCCACGAGCGGCGAGACGATCCTCCGCGCCTCCGCCGAGGGTGCGCCTGAAGACGCCGCCGGGTTGGGCCGCGAGCTCGCCGACGCGCTGCTGCGCCGCGGGGCGGGGGAGCTCCTGGCCGAGATCCGCCGCGAAGTCCCCGCCGCCCGCCCGGGCCAGCCGTGAGCGCCGAAGCCAAGATCGTCGGCCGCGAAGAGCTCGTAGCCCGTCTCGGAAGGCCGCGGAGGGAGCGCGTCGTCTTCACCAACGGCTGCTTCGACGTGCTCCATCGGGGCCACGTCGAGTACCTGGAGTCCGCGCGCGGGCTCGGCGATCTCCTCGTCGTCGGCCTCAACACGGACGATTCCGTGCGCCGCCTCAAAGGACCGTCCCGTCCCGTCAACCCCGAGGACGACCGCGCCTACGTCCTCGCCGGCCTGGCGGCGGTCGATTACGTCACCTTCTTCGCGGAAGACACCCCGCGTGACCTCATCGTCGCGCTCCTTCCCGACGTGCTGGTGAAGGGCGGCGACTACCGCAAGGAAGACATCGTGGGCGGCGCCGAAGTCGAAGCCGCCGGCGGGGAAGTGGTCGTCGCCCCGCTCGTCCCCGGCCGCTCCACCACGGCCATCCTCCAGCGAGCTGCCCAGAATGCCTGACAGGTCCGAAGGACGCACCCCCGAGCAGCCGCGCGCCCTGCGCATCGAGCGCGGCGTGAGCGAGTACGCGGAGGGATCGTGCCTGATCTCCACGGGGCGCACCCGCGTCCTATGCACCGCTACGGTGGAACGCGGCGTCCCCGGCTGGCGCAAGGGGAGCGGCGAGGGGTGGGTGACGGCGGAGTACTCGATGCTCCCGCGCGCCACGCACTCCCGCAATCAGCGCGAGCGCAAGCAGGTGGGCGGGCGCACGCAGGAGATCCAGCGCCTGATTGGCCGCAGCCTGCGCTCCTGCGTGGACATGGCCGCGATGGGCGAGTGGACCATCACCATCGACTGCGACGTCCTGCAGGCGGACGGCGGCACCCGCACCGCCTCCATCACCGGCGGCGCGGTCGCGCTCTACGATGCGTGCCAGTGGATCGCCGCAAAGGGAACCGCGTCGCCGTTCCGCGAGTTCGTCGCCGCCATGAGCGCGGGCGTGGTCGGCGGCGTCCTCCTGCTGGACCTCGACTACACGGAAGACTCCGCCGCCGAGGTCGACCTCAACCTGGTGATGCGCGAGAGCGGCGGCATCATCGAGGTACAGGGGACCGGCGAGCGCAGCGACTTCTCCCCCGAGCAGCTCGCCGGGCTGGTGGCGCTCACCGGCGGCGGCATCCGCAGCCTGCTGCGGGCGCAGCGCGAAGCCGTGGGCGGATGACGCGCCTCCTGGTCGCCACCCGCAACCCCGGCAAGGTGCGCGAGATCCGCGAGATCCTCGCCGGCTACCCGGAGCTGGAGATCGTCGGGCTGGACGCGCTGGGGATCGTGGAAACGCCGGAGGAGGACGCGCTCGAGGTGTTCGACACCTTTGAGGAGAACGCCCTGGCCAAGGCCCGTCACTTCGCGCGCCTCACCGGCGAGCGCACCCTCGCCGACGACTCCGGCATCTGCGTCGATGCGCTCGGCGGCGCCCCCGGCGTGCGCTCGCGCCGCTTCGCCCCGGGCCCGGACCTGCGCGGCGCCGGGCAGGACGAGGCCAACAACACCCACCTCCTCCAGCAGCTCGCCGGGATGCCGGAATCCGGCCGCGGCGCACGTTACGTCTGCGCCGCCGCCCTCGCCGGCGGCGGCGCGGACGAGGCGGTCTTCCTCGGCACCTGCGACGGCATCGTGCTGGAGGAGCCGCGCGGCACCGGCGGCTTTGGCTACGATCCCCTCTTCTACATCCCCTCCGAGCGCTGCACCTTTGGCGAGCTCTCGCCCGACCGCAAGAACGAGATCAGCCACCGTGGCCGCGCCGTGCGGCAGGCGGCGGAAGCGCTGCGCGGGAACGCGCAGGGTTGATTATCGCGCCGCAGGGATATACTTTTGCGCTCTGTCGGACGGGGAGTGGCGCAGCCCGGTAGCGCACCTGGTTTGGGACCAGGGGGTCGCAGGTTCGAATCCTGTCTCCCCGACTGCCGGGGCACCTTCCCGGCGAACGTTGGTACAGGTCAACACCTGCGCCAGTAGCTCAGCTGGATAGAGCAACGGCCTTCTAAGCCGTAGGTCATAGGTTCGAGTCCTATCTGGCGCGTAGCCAAAGCAGCCCCCACCGCGAAGTGCGGTGGGGGCTGCTTGTCTGCGCCTGCCGGGGTCTATCTCGTCGCCGCGATCCACGCCGCAGCGGCGACGAGGCGCCCGATCTCAGCGGCGTAGTGCCCATCGACCGAGGTGTCGTTCGAGGTGTGGTACGCTGGATTGAGTTCGTGGCACCCTCTGCCGCAAGCAAAGAGATTTTCGCTCACCCAGCAGCCTGGATATCCCGCCGCGTGGAACTTGCTGTGATCACTTCTCCCCTCGCCACACTCTTCGGAGCGGGTGTAAATCTGAGTTCTCTCGGTGAGATCGGTGATACGTTGCCGTAGGTGCTCAATCAACTCAGCCTGATCGGTCGACCGCAATCTCACGGCTGATCCATTTGGCGTGCCCTCGCCACGAAATCCGACATGGGCCTGGATGTTACCCCCTCCTCTGTGGTCATAGCCAATCATGTCCATCTGGTACATTGCAGACACTGGAATCTTGAGCGCGGCCATACCGTTAGCGTAGCTCTCGCTTCCAGTCATCCCTATTTCCTCGCAGTTGAACAGCACGAAACGGATCTCCCGACGCCGCGTCCGCAACGGCGCGAGTTCTAGAAACGCGGAGGCGGCGGCGAGTACGGCGGCCATCCCACTTGCATCGTCATCCGCACCTGGGGCGGCCGCGCTGTCCGGTGTCCCAACTATGTTGAAGGTGTCAAGGTGAGCACAAACTAACACCACCCCCGCACCCTGCATTCCCGGCGTAGCCTCAAGTTTTGCCACCACGTTTGCTGCCGGAGCCCCGTTGTGTGTAAAGCAGTGATGCTTCGCAGGTAGCCGCCCCGCAGAAACCGACGCGAAGTCGGAAACGAGCAGGGCGACCGCACTTTTATTTCCCTTGTGCTTGAAGTGACGGCTTCCGTATGGATACTTTGGTTCATCGCTCCCCATTTTGACATACCGCTCCACTACCGATTTTATGAATTCAGGGTTCAAATGTCGGCGCAGAATTTCTATTTCCGAACTAGAGAGTGGATCTGCGAGTGCCGCGTTGACGAGTGTCGTATCACGCGCCGCCACAAGACTCGTGCCCCGCAGATAATTGAGGGATGGCGAGAGTGCGCGAGCGTGGCCTTCGTGAGCTTCCGCGAAGTGCAGCGACTCCAGCGGGAAATCCGAGGAGAGCGCGACCAGAAATCCTTCATGGGTGGAAGCGAGCACAGGGGAGGCGACGGGGCCATTCACTAAGAGAGGCGAAGCGTTGCCCGCGGACTCAAAAATTCCGTGTTGCTCCTGGAGATCACCCCGGATGAGATAGGCGGTGGTTGTCTCCGGCTCGTCGGGAGCGCCGAGCCGGTCCACCCAAAACCCGAGAGCGTCGAGGGCTGCCGCAGTGCGAGTGTCTCCGATCGCATAGATGACGACGCCGAGGCTGGCGGGCTCGCCCGACAGGTGAATGGGCACGACCGCCTTCTCACGCAGAGCCGCGCTCGACTCGTCCCAATCACGTCGTGGTGGCACGCGGATCCGCAGGTACCGGAGGGCTCCGCCCCCGCCAAGGACCCCAAGCGCCAACGCGGGATGGGGCGCCGCCTTGAACCGCACGCCAGCCGCAATCTCCCTTTCGACCGGATCGGCGCCCACGAAGAGTAGGAGCGCCTCCTCGCGTGGCACCAGCGCGGCAGCGGCTTCGAATACGTCCCGAAGTTCGGCAGACCTTTCCACCATCATGAAAGAGTCCGCGAACTCTCCGAGTTCGGTCTCCAGCAGTCTGCTTCGCACGTGGTCTGGAGGGACCTCGCCAACCTTGTCGATCACTCGGATGAGTACCCCTTCATCGCGCAACCCACGGAGCACATCAATGGCACTGGAATACACATCAAGCGTCGCGATCTCCCTGGCGTCCTCCGTGAGCTCCACAAAGGCGAGCGTGCTCACTAGGTCGAAGACGGCGATGGCGGGCACTTGCAAGGGCATAGCTCACTCCGAGCGCCTCGGTTCCAGAAAAACGGTCGACCCGCACCCGGCTGAGACGGCTCCGAATCCGCATGGCCAGGTGTCGAGTCGGCTCGCTGAGCACCTATGGGGGGGTAACAGGTGCGGTGGTCACCATGCAGGTGAGTTCGGAACCCGCCGCCGCAGCAGCATGCGGGTCGCTATGCTCCGACTCGTCTGCATGATCCGGTTGCGGACCGTCGAGGCAGTCGCCGACCTTGGCGGCGGACTCAGCGTTCTCGTTGTACGATCCGGACCGCGTTTCGTCCGTGCGTGGCTTGCAGAGCCCTGCACCCCTCGTGCGAGGTTCATCGAACTCGGGGACGATGAAGTCGTCCTCTGGCTTCAGGAGCGACCTGTACACACGGAAGTGACTCGCCTCGTGCTTGTGCGGTATACATGCCGGGGTTGGCGGGATATCCGGACCGATCACCTCGAGTTCTTGTCGCGTGACGTGCACGATAAGGATGTGGATATTGTTGTTCCCGTCTGGGAAGACTTCGAAGCTCTCCCTTCCCGCCTTGTTGTCGATAGTTAGGTGCGAGAGCCGGATGCCCGGAATCGACCAGTTCACCGCAGTCGGGAGAAGGCGGGGGACGACGGACCTATCGCGCAGGGTGAAGTTCCAAAATCCACCGAGTCGATGGGTCCCGCCGTGCGACCCGGCCGTGAGGCGGACTCGGGCGTGCACACCGTCTGGAAGCGACTCGACTGGCTCCACAAGCGTTCTGTCGACCGACCTGCTTCCCAGCAGATCATCGCCAAAATCGAACACCTCCGGGGGCACGCTCGGATTCAGACCACCGGTGATGTCCCGCAGCTCAAGATGCATGTCGGAGATTTTCCGGCAGTTGACCGTCCCGTCCGGGTCGACGTACACAAGGGCTGGAATGTGGGGCTGGTGCCCGTCGGTCGACGGCATCAGCACATGCACCATCCCCCGATTCCGGTCTCGTGCTAGCAGACACAAGCCTGAGAAAGTGATGGTCAGGTTAAACATCAGCGTGCCCCTTAGGATGAAGGTCGGCCGCTCCCGCGGAGTACTATCCGGGCGGCATTCCGAACCCGACGGTTCGGGCTACGTCTGTCGTCTCCAATTGGAGGGACGCAACCCGCAGATTTCCCGTTGCGCTTAGTCACCCGCATAACGAAACCCCGCCCATGCCGCTGGGGTGCGGAGCGCAGGATCGGGCGAACGAAGCAGCCGGAGCTGCGCCTCGCGCAACGCGAGCGGCCCACTTCCCGAGCGGTGGTAGGCGCGGTGGAACTCGACCATAAGTGGCGTCGTCAGCTCGTCATCCACGCGCCAGAGGCTGCCGACCACGCCTCCCGCCCCAGCGTCCAGCAGCGCCCCGGCGAAACCCGCGAAGCCGCCCGACCGCGCGTTTTGCGACCGGAGCGTCTGACACGCGGAGAGGACCAACAGGTCGACGTGCCCTAGCTCCAATTTCTCCATCTCGGCCGCGGTGAGCCGTCCGCGCCCCGCCGGGCCGCCCTCCGGCGCGAGCACCAGGTACGAGCGCTCCGGGCGCCGGTCATCGAACACCGCATGCCCGGCGAAGTGAACGATTCCGGCGCCCCCGAGCGCGGCTTCCACGGCCGCAGCGTCGGCGGCAGTGCCGGCGACAAGGACATGGCCCGGATACGTTGCCGCGATGGAGTCCGCCTCCCGCCGCGCGCCCGGGAGCCGGGGAAGGCCCGGGTGTACGCGTGCGTCAAAGGCGGGGTCCGCCACGAGCAGCGTGCGCACTCCGCGGGAGGACTCGCGCACCTGGGGAGCGGCCGCGTCACGAAGGCTCCCGGCGTAGCGGAGCGCGTGCGTTTCCACCAGATAGCGGCCGCGCCGCTCGTCGTAGAGTGCCGAGAATGGCACCGCCGCGAGCTCCCCGTCCGCCACAATGACCAGGGTCGTGTTCTCATCGCCGAGTCGTGACTCCAGCGGCGCGATAAGTGTGCGGTGCAGCTCCGCGAGCGGCCGGCGGACCGCCGCGCCCACTTCCCCGCGCTCCAGCGACAGGCGGAGCTCCTCGATGGAGGCGATGAGAGACCCACGGTTCACCGTCTGACGCGTCAGGCGCGCCTTAGTGCCGGCGACGGTCCATGCGAGCAGCGTGTCACCAATCAGCGCATACGCGACGGCCACTTCGCCCCGCCGCATCGGCCGGCGCATCGCGCTCGCCGTATCAGGGGGGGCGGAGCCGAACGAAATGCGCCCGCGCTCCAGGTGATCCAATGCGTCCGCGGTGTCGCCCGCGGCCAAGTCGAGCATGGCGAGCCGGTCGAAGACGCCGCGCGCCGACTCCACGAGCGAGGCCCGGAGCTCGCTCTTGGTGATCGAATCGCGCTTGCTGGCCAGGAGGAGGGAAGCGGAGTTCAGGTCTTCCGTCGCGCCGGGAACCTGCCTCATAGCGAGCCTCGCCTCGGCACGGCGCACGTAGGCCCGGAGCTTCCTGTGTGCGGCGAGGTCGTTCACACCCGCCAGGATGGAGTCCAGATTCGCCGCCGCTCGCGTGGGTTGGCGAACGGCGAAGTAGTCGGCCCGCGCGAAGCGGAGGTCGGTTTCCAACCAGCGCCGCGCAGTCTCGCCTTTCACCTCCCGCAGGAGCCGCGCGCTTGCCTCGATGTCGGCCCTGGCCCGGGGGAGCGTCCCGGCGGCGGCGAGGAGCCGCGCGCGCGCCAGCCGCGCCTCGGCGATGCGGGCCGGCTGGCCGAGCCGTTCCGCAAGCACCACTCGCTCGTTCTGGAACCTCAGAGCGGCTGCGGTCAGCCCGTCGGCCTCGGCCGTTCGTGACACCAGGGCAAGTGTGTTCTGGAGCCAGATGGAGCTGCGCCGGCCCCGGAGCGTCGCGAGCGCGCGATGGGCCGCTCCGTACACCGCGTGTGTCGCGCCCAGGTTGAGCTGGGCATCCGCCGCTACATACTGTGCACCGCCCGCGTGCTCGTGCTCGCCGGCCCGCCCCAGCAACCTGCCACCCTCCTCCGCCGCCGCTATCGACCCCTCATAGCGCCCGGCTCGAGACAGGACAAACCCGAGCACCCAGCGTGAACGTCCCGCGAGTGCGGGGTAGCGGAGTGTGTCTGTTTCTACGAACGGCCGCAGCAGTGCTTCAGCTTCCGGCAGCTTGCCGTGCTGCCCGAGCATGCCGGCGTAGAAGACGCGAGCCCAACTCTGCAGGGGTTCAGATGGCGGTCGGATCTCCAGAACCTGAGCGAAGTGATCGCGAGCGGCCTTATAATCCACACTGTGATAGGCCGTCTGCCCGGCCGCAAATTCCAGGTGCGCTCTTGCGAGCGCGCGGGTAGCGGCGTGGTCTCTCGAGCGTGCGCGAATCGCGTTCACCGCGTCCGCAAGCGTCGCGTCACCGCGCCTGCGCACCAGCGCCTCGCCGATCGTCTGCGCCTGGCGCAGGCGGGCTTCGGCGCGCGCGGTGTCACCGGCCAGGACCGCCGCGCCCCATTGCCCGAGGAGTCGGTCCCAGCCGTGGAGTCGCGCTTCCTGGGGGGCCCGGGCCGCGTAGGCTTCGATCTCCGCCGCGGAGGCTGCGGGGCCGGGCGGCGTCGCGGGCGGATCGCCGAATGCCAGAGCGCGGATGCGGGTCCGCGCCTCTTCCGCCCAGCCGGAGGTGGAGTCGACCGCAAGGTACTGCGCCCATGCCTCCCCCGCCTGGCCGTTCAGCCCAAGCCAATCGAGCGCCAGCGCAAGGTTGAATCGTGCCACGGCACTCTTCGGGTCCACCGCGAGCGCTTGGTCGGCGCTGGTGATCGCTTCCAGCAAGTCGCGCGTGTTCTGCGTCCGGCTCGCGCGGATCAGGTACGCGGCGGAGATGTCGCCGAGCGTCCGCGACGGACGATCCCCGACGCTGGCGGCGCGCTGGAGGACGGAAATGGCTTCGTCGAGCGCGGTGCCTCCACTGCTCGGCCATAGCAGACCGAGGAGGCCGGCCGTGTGAAGTGCCTCGCCGGAGTGAAGATCCTTGCGCGCACGGGACCAGAGCCGCGCGACCGCCGGCATCGTGGCGGATGATCTGGTTTCAGGACCGCAGTGCGCCACGGGGATAATCCCGTCCGGCGGGATCTGATAGGAGCAAGCCCGGTAGCGCGCGGAAACCGACAGCCGGGGCCCGGCGGTGCGTTCAGGCGCGGCGCGTGCGAGGTCGTCCAGCAGCGAGCCACGCTCCACGGCGACCGCCGAGAGGACAATTGCCGAAGCCAGAAGGGGGAGAGGAGAGCGGCGCATTGAGGGCTGGATTCGATGGAAGGCGCTGCAATTCAGTTTGCTAACGCGAACTGGGCGGAATCAACTCAGATGACACGGGGTGGCCGTCATGAAGGGAGCGGAAGGACAGGGCGATCACACCCCAAGTGAAGAAGGTGTTGCGGTCAGACGCTCAAAGGCAATACTGACGTTCGAAAAGTGGATGTAGATCACAGTGCCTGTGGCGATTGGCTGGGTAACGGGGAGGGGGAGATGCGTTCTCCGAAGCATCGTATGTTCACTCTGTAAGCATTTGATCCCCTGTACTTTACGTCCATCTTTGTAGCACGCGAATTGCCCGACGGTCGCCGCACGCCCGGACCGGTGGAGGTCCTGAGGTGGCGGATACCCTTTTGACGTTGGAGGATCCATGCGGTGCTACAAGCCTTTCTTAGCCGTGGCGCTTCTCGCCACCTTCGCGGCTTGCGCGGACGCGCCGACGGGCCCGTCTGGACCCGCGCTGGAACCGGGTGCGCCGCCGCGGTGGGCGATGAACGCCACCTCCTCGCGGGTGGTAGGGTACCTGCCCAACTGGTACCCCT
Encoded here:
- a CDS encoding M20/M25/M40 family metallo-hydrolase produces the protein MPLQVPAIAVFDLVSTLAFVELTEDAREIATLDVYSSAIDVLRGLRDEGVLIRVIDKVGEVPPDHVRSRLLETELGEFADSFMMVERSAELRDVFEAAAALVPREEALLLFVGADPVEREIAAGVRFKAAPHPALALGVLGGGGALRYLRIRVPPRRDWDESSAALREKAVVPIHLSGEPASLGVVIYAIGDTRTAAALDALGFWVDRLGAPDEPETTTAYLIRGDLQEQHGIFESAGNASPLLVNGPVASPVLASTHEGFLVALSSDFPLESLHFAEAHEGHARALSPSLNYLRGTSLVAARDTTLVNAALADPLSSSEIEILRRHLNPEFIKSVVERYVKMGSDEPKYPYGSRHFKHKGNKSAVALLVSDFASVSAGRLPAKHHCFTHNGAPAANVVAKLEATPGMQGAGVVLVCAHLDTFNIVGTPDSAAAPGADDDASGMAAVLAAASAFLELAPLRTRRREIRFVLFNCEEIGMTGSESYANGMAALKIPVSAMYQMDMIGYDHRGGGNIQAHVGFRGEGTPNGSAVRLRSTDQAELIEHLRQRITDLTERTQIYTRSEECGEGRSDHSKFHAAGYPGCWVSENLFACGRGCHELNPAYHTSNDTSVDGHYAAEIGRLVAAAAWIAATR
- a CDS encoding CHAT domain-containing protein, whose amino-acid sequence is MERGSLLDDLARAAPERTAGPRLSVSARYRACSYQIPPDGIIPVAHCGPETRSSATMPAVARLWSRARKDLHSGEALHTAGLLGLLWPSSGGTALDEAISVLQRAASVGDRPSRTLGDISAAYLIRASRTQNTRDLLEAITSADQALAVDPKSAVARFNLALALDWLGLNGQAGEAWAQYLAVDSTSGWAEEARTRIRALAFGDPPATPPGPAASAAEIEAYAARAPQEARLHGWDRLLGQWGAAVLAGDTARAEARLRQAQTIGEALVRRRGDATLADAVNAIRARSRDHAATRALARAHLEFAAGQTAYHSVDYKAARDHFAQVLEIRPPSEPLQSWARVFYAGMLGQHGKLPEAEALLRPFVETDTLRYPALAGRSRWVLGFVLSRAGRYEGSIAAAEEGGRLLGRAGEHEHAGGAQYVAADAQLNLGATHAVYGAAHRALATLRGRRSSIWLQNTLALVSRTAEADGLTAAALRFQNERVVLAERLGQPARIAEARLARARLLAAAGTLPRARADIEASARLLREVKGETARRWLETDLRFARADYFAVRQPTRAAANLDSILAGVNDLAAHRKLRAYVRRAEARLAMRQVPGATEDLNSASLLLASKRDSITKSELRASLVESARGVFDRLAMLDLAAGDTADALDHLERGRISFGSAPPDTASAMRRPMRRGEVAVAYALIGDTLLAWTVAGTKARLTRQTVNRGSLIASIEELRLSLERGEVGAAVRRPLAELHRTLIAPLESRLGDENTTLVIVADGELAAVPFSALYDERRGRYLVETHALRYAGSLRDAAAPQVRESSRGVRTLLVADPAFDARVHPGLPRLPGARREADSIAATYPGHVLVAGTAADAAAVEAALGGAGIVHFAGHAVFDDRRPERSYLVLAPEGGPAGRGRLTAAEMEKLELGHVDLLVLSACQTLRSQNARSGGFAGFAGALLDAGAGGVVGSLWRVDDELTTPLMVEFHRAYHRSGSGPLALREAQLRLLRSPDPALRTPAAWAGFRYAGD
- the rph gene encoding ribonuclease PH, producing the protein MPDRSEGRTPEQPRALRIERGVSEYAEGSCLISTGRTRVLCTATVERGVPGWRKGSGEGWVTAEYSMLPRATHSRNQRERKQVGGRTQEIQRLIGRSLRSCVDMAAMGEWTITIDCDVLQADGGTRTASITGGAVALYDACQWIAAKGTASPFREFVAAMSAGVVGGVLLLDLDYTEDSAAEVDLNLVMRESGGIIEVQGTGERSDFSPEQLAGLVALTGGGIRSLLRAQREAVGG
- the rdgB gene encoding RdgB/HAM1 family non-canonical purine NTP pyrophosphatase, whose protein sequence is MTRLLVATRNPGKVREIREILAGYPELEIVGLDALGIVETPEEDALEVFDTFEENALAKARHFARLTGERTLADDSGICVDALGGAPGVRSRRFAPGPDLRGAGQDEANNTHLLQQLAGMPESGRGARYVCAAALAGGGADEAVFLGTCDGIVLEEPRGTGGFGYDPLFYIPSERCTFGELSPDRKNEISHRGRAVRQAAEALRGNAQG
- the rfaE2 gene encoding D-glycero-beta-D-manno-heptose 1-phosphate adenylyltransferase gives rise to the protein MSAEAKIVGREELVARLGRPRRERVVFTNGCFDVLHRGHVEYLESARGLGDLLVVGLNTDDSVRRLKGPSRPVNPEDDRAYVLAGLAAVDYVTFFAEDTPRDLIVALLPDVLVKGGDYRKEDIVGGAEVEAAGGEVVVAPLVPGRSTTAILQRAAQNA